A region from the Mustela erminea isolate mMusErm1 chromosome 10, mMusErm1.Pri, whole genome shotgun sequence genome encodes:
- the LRRC8C gene encoding volume-regulated anion channel subunit LRRC8C isoform X1 translates to MIPVTEFRQFSEQQPAFRVLKPWWDVFTDYLSVAMLMIGVFGCTLQVMQDKIICLPKRVQPSQNHSSVSNVSQAVASTTPLPPPKPSPTNPATVEMKGLKTDLDLQQYSFINQMCYERALHWYAKYFPYLVLIHTLVFMLCSNFWFKFPGSSSKIEHFISILGKCFDSPWTTRALSEVSGEDSEEKDNRKNNMSRSNTIQSGPEGSLVNSQSLKSIPEKFVVDKSTAGALDKKEGEQAKALFEKVKKFRLHVEEGDILYAMYVRQTVLKVIKFLIIIAYNSALVSKVQFTVDCNVDIQDMTGYKNFSCNHTMAHLFSKLSFCYLCFVSIYGLTCLYTLYWLFYRSLREYSFEYVRQETGIDDIPDVKNDFAFMLHMIDQYDPLYSKRFAVFLSEVSENKLKQLNLNNEWTPDKLRQKLQMNAHNRLELPLIMLSGLPDTVFEITELQSLKLEIIKNVMIPATIAQLDNLQELSLHQCSVKIHSAALSFLKENLKVLSVKFDDMRELPPWMYGLRNLEELYLVGSLSHDISKNVTLESLRDLKSLKILSIKSNVSKIPQAVVDVASHLQKMCIHNDGSKLVMLNNLKKMTNLTELELVHCDLERIPHAVFSLLSLQELDLKENNLKSIEEIVSFQHLRKLTVLKLWHNSITYIPEHIKKLTSLERLAFSHNKIEVLPSHLFLCNKIRYLDLSYNDIRFIPPEIGVLQSLQYFSITCNKVESLPDELYFCKKLKTLKIGKNSLSVLSPKIGNLLFLSYLDVKGNHFEILPPELGDCRALKRAGLVVEDALFETLPSDVREQMKAE, encoded by the coding sequence GTCATGCAAGACAAGATCATCTGCCTTCCGAAAAGGGTCCAGCCTTCTCAGAATCACTCTTCCGTGTCTAATGTCTCTCAGGCAGTTGCCAGCACCACCCCGCTGCCTCCCCCTAAGCCGTCGCCTACCAACCCCGCCACCGTGGAGATGAAAGGACTCAAGACAGACCTGGACCTCCAGCAGTACAGTTTTATAAACCAGATGTGTTACGAGCGAGCCCTCCACTGGTATGCCAAGTATTTTCCTTACCTAGTCCTCATCCATACCCTGGTCTTCATGCTCTGCAGCAACTTTTGGTTCAAGTTCCCCGGCTCCAGCTCCAAAATAGAGCATTTCATCTCGATCCTGGGGAAGTGTTTTGACTCCCCTTGGACCACACGGGCTTTATCAGAAGTGTCTGGGGAGGATTCAGAGGAAAAGGACAACAGGAAGAACAACATGAGCAGGTCCAACACCATCCAGTCTGGTCCGGAAGGCAGCTTGGTCAACTCTCAGTCATTAAAGTCCATCCCTGAGAAGTTCGTGGTTGACAAGTCCACAGCAGGGGCCCTGGATAAGAAGGAAGGTGAGCAAGCGAAGGCCTTATTTGAGAAGGTGAAGAAGTTCAGGCTGCATGTCGAAGAAGGCGATATACTCTATGCCATGTATGTTCGCCAGACGGTGCTGAAGGTCATAAAATTCCTCATCATCATCGCGTACAACAGCGCCCTGGTTTCCAAAGTTCAGTTTACCGTGGACTGCAATGTTGACATTCAGGACATGACCGgatataaaaatttttcttgtaaTCACACCATGGCCCACTTGTTCTCAAAACTGTCCTTTTGCTACCTGTGTTTTGTAAGCATCTACGGACTGACGTGCCTTTACACCTTATACTGGCTGTTCTACCGTTCTCTACGGGAATACTCTTTCGAGTATGTCCGCCAGGAGACCGGCATCGACGACATTCCAGATGTGAAAAATGACTTTGCTTTCATGCTTCATATGATAGACCAGTATGACCCGCTGTATTCCAAGAGATTTGCCGTGTTCCTGTCTGAAGTGAGCGAGAACAAATTAAAGCAGCTGAACTTAAATAACGAGTGGACTCCTGATAAATTGAGGCAGAAGCTGCAGATGAATGCCCATAACCGGCTGGAACTGCCTCTCATCATGCTCTCTGGCCTTCCGGACACGGTCTTTGAGATCACAGAGCTGCAGTCTCTAAAACTTGAAATCATCAAGAATGTGATGATCCCAGCCACCATCGCGCAGCTCGACAATCTCCAGGAGCTCTCACTCCACCAGTGCTCAGTCAAAATCCACAGTGCAGCACTCTCCTTCCTGAAGGAGAACCTCAAGGTCCTGAGCGTCAAGTTTGATGACATGAGGGAGCTGCCCCCCTGGATGTACGGGCTCCGGAATCTGGAAGAGCTCTACCTGGTCGGCTCTCTAAGTCACGATATCTCCAAAAACGTCACCCTTGAGTCTCTGCGGGATCTCAAAAGCCTTAAAATTCTCTCTATCAAAAGCAACGTTTCCAAGATCCCGCAGGCCGTGGTGGACGTGGCCAGCCATCTCCAGAAGATGTGCATCCATAACGACGGCAGCAAGCTGGTGATGCTCAACAACTTGAAGAAGATGACCAACCTGACGGAGCTGGAGCTGGTCCACTGTGACCTGGAGCGCATTCCCCATGCTGTGTTCAGTCTGCTCAGCCTCCAGGAACTGGACCTCAAAGAGAATAATCTGAAGTCCATAGAGGAAATCGTTAGCTTCCAGCACTTGAGAAAGCTGACGGTGCTCAAACTGTGGCACAACAGCATCACGTACATCCCGGAGCACATCAAGAAGCTCACCAGCCTGGAGCGCCTGGCCTTCAGTCACAACAAAATAGAGGTGCTGCCTTCCCACCTCTTCCTGTGTAACAAAATCCGGTATTTGGACTTGTCCTACAATGACATCCGGTTCATCCCGCCCGAAATCGGAGTTCTGCAGAGTTTACAGTACTTCTCCATCACGTGTAACAAAGTAGAGAGCCTTCCCGACGAACTCTACTTCTGCAAGAAACTGAAAACCCTGAAGATAGGGAAAAACAGCCTCTCGGTACTTTCACCGAAAATCGggaatttgttatttctttcctactTAGACGTTAAAGGCAATCACTTTGAAATCCTCCCTCCGGAACTGGGAGACTGCCGAGCCCTGAAGAGAGCCGGGTTGGTTGTGGAAGACGCTCTGTTTGAAACTCTGCCTTCGGACGTCCGGGAGCAAATGAAAGCGgaataa
- the LRRC8C gene encoding volume-regulated anion channel subunit LRRC8C isoform X2, with protein MQDKIICLPKRVQPSQNHSSVSNVSQAVASTTPLPPPKPSPTNPATVEMKGLKTDLDLQQYSFINQMCYERALHWYAKYFPYLVLIHTLVFMLCSNFWFKFPGSSSKIEHFISILGKCFDSPWTTRALSEVSGEDSEEKDNRKNNMSRSNTIQSGPEGSLVNSQSLKSIPEKFVVDKSTAGALDKKEGEQAKALFEKVKKFRLHVEEGDILYAMYVRQTVLKVIKFLIIIAYNSALVSKVQFTVDCNVDIQDMTGYKNFSCNHTMAHLFSKLSFCYLCFVSIYGLTCLYTLYWLFYRSLREYSFEYVRQETGIDDIPDVKNDFAFMLHMIDQYDPLYSKRFAVFLSEVSENKLKQLNLNNEWTPDKLRQKLQMNAHNRLELPLIMLSGLPDTVFEITELQSLKLEIIKNVMIPATIAQLDNLQELSLHQCSVKIHSAALSFLKENLKVLSVKFDDMRELPPWMYGLRNLEELYLVGSLSHDISKNVTLESLRDLKSLKILSIKSNVSKIPQAVVDVASHLQKMCIHNDGSKLVMLNNLKKMTNLTELELVHCDLERIPHAVFSLLSLQELDLKENNLKSIEEIVSFQHLRKLTVLKLWHNSITYIPEHIKKLTSLERLAFSHNKIEVLPSHLFLCNKIRYLDLSYNDIRFIPPEIGVLQSLQYFSITCNKVESLPDELYFCKKLKTLKIGKNSLSVLSPKIGNLLFLSYLDVKGNHFEILPPELGDCRALKRAGLVVEDALFETLPSDVREQMKAE; from the coding sequence ATGCAAGACAAGATCATCTGCCTTCCGAAAAGGGTCCAGCCTTCTCAGAATCACTCTTCCGTGTCTAATGTCTCTCAGGCAGTTGCCAGCACCACCCCGCTGCCTCCCCCTAAGCCGTCGCCTACCAACCCCGCCACCGTGGAGATGAAAGGACTCAAGACAGACCTGGACCTCCAGCAGTACAGTTTTATAAACCAGATGTGTTACGAGCGAGCCCTCCACTGGTATGCCAAGTATTTTCCTTACCTAGTCCTCATCCATACCCTGGTCTTCATGCTCTGCAGCAACTTTTGGTTCAAGTTCCCCGGCTCCAGCTCCAAAATAGAGCATTTCATCTCGATCCTGGGGAAGTGTTTTGACTCCCCTTGGACCACACGGGCTTTATCAGAAGTGTCTGGGGAGGATTCAGAGGAAAAGGACAACAGGAAGAACAACATGAGCAGGTCCAACACCATCCAGTCTGGTCCGGAAGGCAGCTTGGTCAACTCTCAGTCATTAAAGTCCATCCCTGAGAAGTTCGTGGTTGACAAGTCCACAGCAGGGGCCCTGGATAAGAAGGAAGGTGAGCAAGCGAAGGCCTTATTTGAGAAGGTGAAGAAGTTCAGGCTGCATGTCGAAGAAGGCGATATACTCTATGCCATGTATGTTCGCCAGACGGTGCTGAAGGTCATAAAATTCCTCATCATCATCGCGTACAACAGCGCCCTGGTTTCCAAAGTTCAGTTTACCGTGGACTGCAATGTTGACATTCAGGACATGACCGgatataaaaatttttcttgtaaTCACACCATGGCCCACTTGTTCTCAAAACTGTCCTTTTGCTACCTGTGTTTTGTAAGCATCTACGGACTGACGTGCCTTTACACCTTATACTGGCTGTTCTACCGTTCTCTACGGGAATACTCTTTCGAGTATGTCCGCCAGGAGACCGGCATCGACGACATTCCAGATGTGAAAAATGACTTTGCTTTCATGCTTCATATGATAGACCAGTATGACCCGCTGTATTCCAAGAGATTTGCCGTGTTCCTGTCTGAAGTGAGCGAGAACAAATTAAAGCAGCTGAACTTAAATAACGAGTGGACTCCTGATAAATTGAGGCAGAAGCTGCAGATGAATGCCCATAACCGGCTGGAACTGCCTCTCATCATGCTCTCTGGCCTTCCGGACACGGTCTTTGAGATCACAGAGCTGCAGTCTCTAAAACTTGAAATCATCAAGAATGTGATGATCCCAGCCACCATCGCGCAGCTCGACAATCTCCAGGAGCTCTCACTCCACCAGTGCTCAGTCAAAATCCACAGTGCAGCACTCTCCTTCCTGAAGGAGAACCTCAAGGTCCTGAGCGTCAAGTTTGATGACATGAGGGAGCTGCCCCCCTGGATGTACGGGCTCCGGAATCTGGAAGAGCTCTACCTGGTCGGCTCTCTAAGTCACGATATCTCCAAAAACGTCACCCTTGAGTCTCTGCGGGATCTCAAAAGCCTTAAAATTCTCTCTATCAAAAGCAACGTTTCCAAGATCCCGCAGGCCGTGGTGGACGTGGCCAGCCATCTCCAGAAGATGTGCATCCATAACGACGGCAGCAAGCTGGTGATGCTCAACAACTTGAAGAAGATGACCAACCTGACGGAGCTGGAGCTGGTCCACTGTGACCTGGAGCGCATTCCCCATGCTGTGTTCAGTCTGCTCAGCCTCCAGGAACTGGACCTCAAAGAGAATAATCTGAAGTCCATAGAGGAAATCGTTAGCTTCCAGCACTTGAGAAAGCTGACGGTGCTCAAACTGTGGCACAACAGCATCACGTACATCCCGGAGCACATCAAGAAGCTCACCAGCCTGGAGCGCCTGGCCTTCAGTCACAACAAAATAGAGGTGCTGCCTTCCCACCTCTTCCTGTGTAACAAAATCCGGTATTTGGACTTGTCCTACAATGACATCCGGTTCATCCCGCCCGAAATCGGAGTTCTGCAGAGTTTACAGTACTTCTCCATCACGTGTAACAAAGTAGAGAGCCTTCCCGACGAACTCTACTTCTGCAAGAAACTGAAAACCCTGAAGATAGGGAAAAACAGCCTCTCGGTACTTTCACCGAAAATCGggaatttgttatttctttcctactTAGACGTTAAAGGCAATCACTTTGAAATCCTCCCTCCGGAACTGGGAGACTGCCGAGCCCTGAAGAGAGCCGGGTTGGTTGTGGAAGACGCTCTGTTTGAAACTCTGCCTTCGGACGTCCGGGAGCAAATGAAAGCGgaataa